Proteins from one Triticum aestivum cultivar Chinese Spring chromosome 7A, IWGSC CS RefSeq v2.1, whole genome shotgun sequence genomic window:
- the LOC123147111 gene encoding uncharacterized protein, with amino-acid sequence MIEFASSMTPDGDRFKTPERSDDYLDQSPSYSDDCAFTAADLERQTNEFITAALDHYNSQDQNQVKYELVQAITSAAIFSARGFYGHVNFTAKSNLENSEEEFLFAELYYDSDSDVYKPTCIVSLQGSERVGGVRGMESADFAGVYYGKEIPVDPQHCYACLEEVKHPKDGTLYETGHHVGGLYGYL; translated from the exons ATGATCGA GTTTGCAAGCAGCATGACTCCCGATGGCGACCGTTTCAAGACCCCCGAACGCTCCGACGACTACCTAGATCAAAGTCCCAGCTACTCCGACGACTGCGCTTTCACCGCGGCGGACCTCGAGCGCCAGACAAACGAGTTCATAACCGCCGCGCTCGACCACTACAACAGCCAAGACCAGAACCAG GTCAAGTATGAGCTCGTCCAAGCCATCACCAGCGCCGCAATCTTTTCCGCAAGAGGCTTTTATGGTCATGTAAACTTCACGGCAAAAAGCAACTTGGAGAACTCAGAGGAAGAGTTCTTGTTCGCGGAGCTATACTACGATTCTGATTCTGATGTGTATAAACCTACATGCATAGTTTCTCTGCAAGGAAGCGAAAGAGTTG GTGGGGTTAGAGGCATGGAGAGTGCAGATTTTGCAGGTGTATATTATGGCAAGGAGATTCCCGTCGACCCTCAGCATTGCTATGCCTGTCTTGAAGAAGTGAAGCACCCCAAGGATGGTACACTGTATGAGACCGGTCATCACGTGGGTGGTCTCTATGGCTATTTGTAG